A genomic segment from Parolsenella catena encodes:
- a CDS encoding endonuclease/exonuclease/phosphatase family protein, producing the protein MRVITWLLAAIITTGIVARLLPVSLSDLPFLPILAAVTPLYAATAALALALTLAPRAWRHRRVSRRIIRIVAAAALALEALWLAPLASPSSRVEAAQANSDAASLRVMTCNVYKGAASAGDIVAAVREQHVQVLALQETTVPFVDALKAAGLDELLPYSERSSSDGVYGNGVWSALPLADVASDDIGSSASAMPAGTVDVTRADGSVARVRLVSVHTCSPQPGYWGLWRRSVEEIGVVRARLAAAGSPGYVLLGDFNATYDHAPFRAMLGESKADGLPTLHDAAREAGQGLVPTWPSGGAVPALCGIDHVVTSGGVAATDLQTLAIPGSDHAALLATLVV; encoded by the coding sequence ATGCGCGTCATAACCTGGCTGCTAGCCGCGATAATAACCACCGGCATCGTAGCCCGGCTGCTTCCCGTCAGTCTCTCTGACCTACCGTTTCTCCCGATATTGGCCGCCGTGACACCCCTGTACGCCGCCACGGCGGCCCTCGCGCTCGCGCTCACGCTCGCGCCGCGAGCCTGGCGTCACCGCCGAGTGAGCCGCCGCATCATCCGCATCGTAGCCGCCGCCGCGCTCGCACTCGAGGCCCTGTGGCTGGCGCCGCTCGCCTCGCCCTCCTCGCGCGTCGAGGCTGCCCAGGCCAATAGCGACGCAGCCTCGCTTCGCGTCATGACCTGCAACGTGTACAAGGGAGCCGCAAGCGCTGGGGACATCGTCGCCGCCGTGCGCGAGCAGCACGTTCAGGTCCTCGCGCTGCAGGAGACGACCGTGCCGTTCGTCGACGCGCTCAAGGCCGCCGGTCTCGACGAGCTGCTCCCCTACTCGGAGCGCTCCTCGTCAGACGGCGTGTACGGCAACGGCGTGTGGAGCGCGCTGCCACTCGCAGACGTGGCGAGCGACGACATCGGTTCGTCTGCCTCGGCCATGCCGGCGGGCACCGTTGACGTGACGCGTGCGGATGGCTCGGTGGCGCGCGTGCGGCTCGTCTCGGTCCACACGTGCTCGCCGCAGCCCGGCTACTGGGGCCTGTGGCGCAGGAGCGTCGAGGAAATCGGCGTCGTGCGCGCCAGACTTGCGGCGGCTGGCTCGCCCGGCTATGTGCTGCTTGGAGACTTCAACGCCACGTACGACCACGCGCCGTTCCGTGCGATGCTCGGCGAGAGCAAGGCGGACGGCCTGCCCACGCTCCATGACGCCGCACGCGAGGCTGGCCAGGGGCTCGTGCCCACGTGGCCGTCGGGCGGCGCCGTGCCCGCGCTGTGCGGCATCGACCACGTGGTCACGAGCGGCGGCGTGGCCGCAACGGACCTCCAGACGCTCGCCATCCCCGGCTCGGACCACGCCGCGCTTCTCGCCACGCTCGTGGTGTAG
- a CDS encoding GNAT family N-acetyltransferase, with protein MHIRTATIADLDALERIYATARRFMAENGNPTQWGDGRPTRDEIAETIRAGACLVGVDDADEPHFAFSLYSQADPTYEHIYDGSWLNDAPYVTIHRVASDGTGHGVFASIVAFARARAEGLGLRDVRIDTHEDNKPMQHLVGKAGFAYCGIIHLADGDPRLAYQLTF; from the coding sequence TTGCACATTCGCACCGCAACGATCGCCGACCTGGACGCGCTCGAGCGCATCTATGCCACCGCCCGCCGCTTCATGGCCGAGAACGGCAACCCCACCCAGTGGGGTGACGGCCGTCCCACCCGCGACGAGATCGCCGAGACGATCCGCGCCGGCGCCTGCCTCGTGGGTGTGGACGACGCCGACGAGCCGCACTTTGCCTTCTCGCTCTACTCGCAGGCCGACCCCACCTACGAGCACATCTATGACGGCTCCTGGCTCAACGACGCGCCCTACGTCACGATCCACCGCGTCGCGAGCGACGGCACCGGACACGGCGTGTTCGCGAGCATCGTGGCATTTGCGCGGGCGCGCGCCGAGGGTCTTGGCCTGCGAGACGTTCGCATCGACACGCACGAGGACAACAAGCCCATGCAGCACCTCGTCGGCAAGGCCGGCTTTGCGTACTGCGGCATCATCCACCTGGCAGACGGGGACCCCCGCCTGGCCTACCAGCTGACGTTCTAG
- a CDS encoding DMT family transporter: protein MMTGTDTIKQQAPGAGATGTGQAKAALQVFAGGTCYGAMATTYKLAYAAGFTSAQVVASQAWFGCLFFVLAALAGRALGHHWQRVGWKLTLKLMGLGALTCLTSILYCYAISVLPAPVALTLLFQFTWLGLVWQTVMTRQPPRPLQVLSALVIVFGTVLASSVYKTGIAGYDPVTLLYALGAAVSCSLFVTLSGRVKAPCSSEQRGVIVCMGSVVMSLTVCPDYVVSGVLAQGILPFAVIAGFFGLLCPVLLFGVGSPHLPAGLSTVMAAAELPAGLLIAMIVLGEPLGAVEWLGVAIILTGVCLAQVPSLLGGREARRAAAGQAVS from the coding sequence ATGATGACAGGAACGGACACAATCAAGCAGCAGGCACCCGGGGCAGGAGCCACGGGCACGGGACAGGCCAAGGCGGCGCTCCAGGTCTTTGCGGGCGGCACCTGCTACGGCGCGATGGCCACGACCTACAAGCTCGCCTACGCCGCAGGCTTCACCTCGGCGCAGGTGGTGGCGAGCCAGGCGTGGTTCGGCTGTCTCTTCTTCGTCCTTGCCGCGCTCGCGGGCCGCGCGCTCGGGCACCACTGGCAGCGCGTGGGCTGGAAGCTCACCCTCAAGCTCATGGGCCTGGGAGCCCTCACCTGCCTCACCTCAATCCTCTACTGCTACGCCATAAGCGTGCTGCCCGCCCCGGTGGCGCTCACGCTCCTCTTCCAGTTCACGTGGCTGGGGCTCGTGTGGCAGACCGTCATGACACGCCAGCCGCCGAGGCCCCTCCAAGTGCTCTCCGCCCTGGTCATCGTCTTCGGGACGGTGCTCGCAAGCAGCGTCTACAAAACTGGCATCGCCGGGTACGATCCCGTGACCCTGCTCTACGCGCTGGGGGCGGCCGTGTCCTGCTCCCTCTTCGTTACCCTCTCCGGCAGGGTCAAGGCCCCCTGCTCGTCCGAGCAGCGCGGCGTCATCGTGTGCATGGGCTCCGTGGTCATGTCGCTCACGGTGTGCCCGGACTACGTCGTCTCGGGCGTCCTCGCCCAGGGTATCCTGCCCTTTGCTGTCATCGCCGGCTTTTTCGGCCTGCTCTGCCCGGTCCTGCTCTTTGGCGTGGGCTCTCCGCACCTGCCCGCGGGCCTCTCCACCGTCATGGCCGCCGCGGAGCTCCCCGCCGGCCTGCTCATCGCCATGATTGTCCTCGGCGAGCCGCTCGGCGCCGTCGAGTGGCTGGGCGTCGCCATAATCCTCACCGGCGTGTGCCTGGCGCAGGTCCCCTCCCTGCTCGGAGGCCGGGAGGCACGTCGCGCCGCCGCGGGACAAGCCGTCAGTTAG
- a CDS encoding 3-hydroxyacyl-CoA dehydrogenase gives MDIKDVKRVTIAGCGTEGSQIASMVAYKGFETTVWLRSEGSIERARPRLASVKKQIVGVLEAWKTDPSAYCRGLSDERDLAPEQIDEFIAQAEERLPKINLTTSLEEAFGEADVVIECINEDPAQKTDLYEKIAPVMPEHTVLLTDSSTFLPSTFADATGRPDRYLTLHFANQIWRNNLTELMRHDRTSDESFALAEQFSHAIGMIPLKLNKEQPGYILNTLLIPWFRAALQLVATGVSDPATVDLCWELDTGATKDQTPFRKLDKVGLPLAMHIMGMQPGADDPATVNGQIVALLKGYVEAGKTGIAVGEGFYRYDENGNVIE, from the coding sequence ATGGACATCAAGGACGTCAAGAGGGTCACGATCGCCGGCTGCGGCACCGAGGGCAGCCAGATTGCCTCGATGGTTGCCTACAAGGGCTTCGAGACCACCGTGTGGCTGCGCAGCGAGGGTTCCATCGAGCGCGCCCGTCCGCGCCTCGCGAGCGTCAAGAAGCAGATCGTCGGCGTGCTCGAGGCCTGGAAGACCGACCCGTCCGCCTACTGCCGCGGCCTGTCAGACGAGCGCGACCTCGCACCCGAGCAGATCGACGAGTTCATCGCGCAGGCCGAGGAGCGCCTGCCCAAGATCAACCTCACCACGAGTCTCGAGGAAGCGTTTGGCGAGGCAGACGTGGTCATCGAGTGCATCAACGAGGACCCCGCCCAGAAGACCGACCTCTACGAGAAGATCGCGCCCGTGATGCCCGAGCACACGGTGCTGCTCACGGACTCCTCAACGTTTTTGCCCAGCACGTTCGCCGATGCCACGGGCAGGCCGGACCGCTACCTCACGCTGCACTTCGCCAACCAGATCTGGCGCAACAACCTCACGGAGCTCATGCGCCACGACCGCACGAGCGACGAGAGCTTTGCGCTGGCCGAGCAGTTCTCCCACGCCATTGGCATGATCCCGCTCAAGCTCAACAAGGAGCAGCCGGGCTACATCCTGAACACACTGCTCATCCCCTGGTTCCGCGCGGCGCTGCAGCTCGTGGCCACCGGCGTCTCAGACCCGGCGACCGTCGACCTGTGCTGGGAGCTCGACACGGGCGCCACGAAGGACCAGACGCCGTTCCGTAAACTCGACAAGGTGGGCCTGCCGCTGGCCATGCACATCATGGGCATGCAGCCCGGCGCCGACGATCCCGCCACCGTCAACGGCCAGATCGTGGCGCTGCTCAAGGGCTACGTGGAGGCCGGCAAGACCGGCATCGCCGTGGGCGAGGGCTTCTACCGCTATGACGAGAACGGCAACGTGATCGAGTAG
- a CDS encoding HelD family protein, with the protein MSDTNKVQLDTGVDAAGTIDEQDPVLIEEQAHLDKIYAKLSAMRDELAAELEHGHEGAAADLRALSDEIRPDFGGAADEVMETLAAIETLNSVIDAYNQYHDFSVDKLRRLLLLLRQPYFAKVRLKMAPDRPARDVYIGAAGMTDERSRPLIVDWRNPVAETYYNQENGQTSYTVNGRTRTVELELRRQFDITRNHLNTYFDTTIAIEDSLLLGALRRHHSEKLKDITATIQREQNEVVRHEDVPALLVNGIAGSGKTSVMLQRIAFLLYRERETLSPSQVHLFGPNAVFEHYIDNVLPSMGEANPQVYTWRDFCEAQGAGGRDLGVDTDPASLEALEAGMGSLFLTVSDLREIRVGDTVLLKANQVEGAVDKYARFGVGPRFCALVTDDLHDRVNRRIASMSKDEELQEEMLGLDVDDQVRFFGETVSPENEQETASLTRRWLEQRFAAAHDEIDRLAWLRLDRVAMRMLNKPSVSASEWLYLRLLITGRGDTDARYVMIDEVQDYTTAQLMVLARHFSRAHFLMLGDEHQAIREGTASFAQIRELFCRTHGSVDECRLLTSYRSSPEITALFSGLVEHDEPVKLASVHRSGVAPHIEVLPDRDAFLAALRERVAAAHDAEGLTAVVAADDGAVSWLAKQLGGAADVIKNDRELPATGVVLMSLRLAKGLEFDHVIIPDASAETYPDTPLARRRLYTAVSRAMHEVTLLAQGELTPLVSA; encoded by the coding sequence ATGAGCGATACTAATAAAGTGCAGCTAGACACTGGCGTCGACGCCGCCGGCACCATCGACGAGCAAGACCCCGTGCTCATCGAGGAGCAGGCCCACCTCGACAAGATCTACGCCAAGCTCTCCGCCATGCGAGACGAGCTCGCCGCAGAGCTCGAGCACGGCCACGAGGGCGCCGCCGCCGACCTGCGCGCACTGTCAGACGAGATCCGCCCCGACTTTGGCGGCGCGGCCGACGAGGTCATGGAGACGCTCGCCGCCATCGAGACGCTCAACTCGGTCATCGACGCCTACAACCAGTACCACGACTTCTCCGTGGACAAGCTTCGCCGCCTGCTGCTGCTCCTGCGCCAGCCCTACTTTGCCAAGGTCCGCCTCAAGATGGCGCCCGACCGCCCCGCCCGCGACGTCTACATCGGCGCCGCCGGCATGACCGACGAGCGCAGCCGCCCGCTCATCGTGGACTGGCGCAACCCCGTCGCCGAGACGTACTACAACCAGGAGAACGGCCAGACGAGCTACACCGTCAACGGCCGCACGCGCACCGTGGAGCTCGAGCTTCGCCGCCAGTTCGACATCACGCGCAACCATCTCAACACCTACTTTGACACCACGATCGCCATCGAGGACTCGCTGCTGCTGGGGGCGCTGCGCCGTCACCACTCCGAGAAGCTCAAGGACATCACGGCCACGATCCAGCGCGAGCAGAACGAGGTCGTACGCCACGAGGACGTCCCGGCGCTGCTCGTGAACGGCATCGCGGGCTCGGGCAAGACGTCGGTCATGCTGCAGCGCATCGCATTCCTGCTCTATCGCGAGCGCGAGACGCTCTCCCCCAGCCAGGTGCACCTCTTTGGCCCCAACGCCGTGTTCGAGCACTACATCGACAACGTCCTGCCATCCATGGGCGAGGCAAACCCGCAGGTCTACACCTGGCGCGACTTCTGCGAGGCGCAGGGCGCGGGCGGCCGAGACCTCGGCGTGGACACCGACCCAGCCTCCCTCGAGGCACTAGAGGCCGGCATGGGGTCGCTCTTCCTCACGGTCTCCGACCTGCGCGAGATTCGCGTGGGCGACACCGTGCTGCTCAAGGCCAACCAGGTCGAGGGGGCCGTGGACAAGTACGCGCGCTTTGGCGTGGGGCCGCGCTTCTGCGCGCTGGTCACCGACGACCTTCACGACCGCGTGAACCGCCGCATCGCGAGCATGTCCAAGGACGAGGAGCTCCAGGAGGAGATGCTCGGCCTGGACGTGGACGACCAGGTGCGCTTCTTTGGCGAGACGGTCAGCCCCGAGAACGAGCAGGAGACGGCCTCCCTCACGCGCCGCTGGCTCGAGCAGCGCTTTGCCGCCGCGCACGATGAGATCGACCGCCTGGCGTGGCTTCGCCTCGACCGCGTTGCCATGCGCATGCTGAACAAGCCCAGCGTAAGCGCAAGCGAGTGGCTCTACCTGCGACTTCTCATCACCGGACGCGGGGACACGGACGCGCGCTACGTCATGATCGACGAGGTGCAGGACTACACCACGGCCCAGCTCATGGTGCTCGCGCGCCACTTCAGCCGCGCGCACTTCCTCATGCTCGGAGACGAGCACCAGGCCATCCGCGAGGGCACGGCGAGCTTTGCGCAGATTCGCGAGCTGTTCTGCCGCACGCATGGCAGCGTCGACGAGTGCCGCCTGCTCACGAGCTATCGCTCCAGCCCAGAGATCACGGCGCTGTTCAGCGGCCTTGTGGAGCACGACGAGCCCGTGAAGCTCGCGAGCGTGCACCGCTCCGGCGTGGCGCCGCACATCGAGGTGCTTCCGGACCGAGACGCCTTCCTCGCAGCGCTGCGCGAGCGCGTCGCCGCGGCGCACGACGCCGAGGGCCTCACGGCCGTGGTGGCCGCCGACGACGGTGCCGTGAGCTGGCTTGCCAAGCAGCTCGGAGGCGCCGCGGACGTCATCAAGAACGACCGCGAGCTGCCCGCGACGGGCGTGGTGCTCATGTCGCTGCGCCTGGCGAAGGGCCTCGAGTTCGACCACGTCATCATCCCGGACGCCAGCGCCGAGACCTACCCGGACACCCCGCTTGCGCGCCGTCGCCTCTACACGGCCGTCTCGCGCGCGATGCACGAGGTCACGCTGCTTGCCCAGGGCGAGCTCACGCCCCTCGTGAGCGCCTAG
- a CDS encoding PaaI family thioesterase, with protein sequence MSESNTTSQQAIDEQRRLLEKRLPVDFKEVRCLGDMELLSVAPREIRLRTHIADDALNPRGFAHGGWLFTLCDASSGALVFSHGLDCVTQNASINYLHGGWPGDTVDIDVRALHWGRTTIVNEVTLTNQDGRPLAVATMTMYVMR encoded by the coding sequence ATGAGTGAGAGCAACACGACGTCCCAGCAGGCAATCGACGAGCAGAGGAGGCTTCTCGAGAAGCGCCTTCCCGTCGACTTCAAGGAGGTCCGCTGCCTGGGTGACATGGAGCTCTTGAGCGTGGCGCCGCGAGAGATTCGCCTGCGCACGCACATCGCCGACGACGCACTCAACCCGCGCGGCTTTGCCCACGGCGGCTGGCTGTTCACGCTGTGCGACGCCTCGAGTGGAGCGCTCGTCTTCTCGCACGGGCTGGACTGCGTGACGCAGAACGCCTCCATCAACTACCTGCACGGCGGCTGGCCGGGGGACACGGTGGACATCGACGTGCGCGCGCTGCACTGGGGCCGCACGACCATCGTGAACGAGGTCACGCTCACCAACCAGGACGGCCGCCCACTCGCCGTGGCCACGATGACGATGTACGTCATGCGCTAG
- a CDS encoding nucleoid-associated protein: MIVRLNKAVLHVLDLDSAVSVLSKAELDLEEKPVKSYVQSICRKALGSTDCRHGNFGTDNALATKVSRYLHGADEFVPLTAEMAGFVFGEIQRADGVKSTDMLVADFMDGDDTRYLGLFLLEGKKAFVHDVSQAGSMVSCDIVRRYGVLPAATQKLASWAIVRADNLEISYVDKPRSIDGQDVLVLPEGLLQCSSEASARETIDCVTEIVEQVAEEHGANAALALSKAKAYVAEQVDEQDSFSRDGLAEKVFEDSEPARKAFETAAEVRHLPERVAVDRRAVAQKRVRCHRIVTDTGIEVSFPAEYGDDPEFIQFSTEENGLISIELKNIGSIENK, encoded by the coding sequence ATGATCGTCCGCCTGAACAAGGCCGTCCTGCACGTTCTCGATCTCGACTCCGCCGTGAGCGTCCTGTCCAAGGCGGAGCTCGACCTGGAGGAGAAGCCCGTCAAGTCCTACGTGCAGAGCATCTGCCGCAAGGCGCTGGGCTCCACGGACTGCCGCCATGGCAACTTCGGCACGGACAACGCGCTTGCCACGAAGGTGAGCCGCTACTTGCATGGCGCCGACGAGTTCGTGCCGCTCACGGCCGAGATGGCGGGCTTTGTCTTCGGGGAGATCCAGCGTGCGGACGGCGTCAAGAGCACCGACATGCTCGTTGCCGACTTCATGGACGGCGATGATACGCGCTACCTGGGTCTTTTCTTGCTTGAGGGCAAGAAGGCCTTCGTGCACGACGTGAGCCAGGCCGGCTCTATGGTGAGCTGCGACATCGTGCGGCGCTACGGCGTGCTGCCGGCGGCCACCCAGAAGCTCGCGAGCTGGGCCATCGTGCGCGCGGACAACCTCGAGATCTCCTACGTGGACAAGCCCCGTTCCATCGACGGCCAGGATGTGCTCGTGCTTCCGGAGGGGCTGCTCCAGTGCAGCTCCGAGGCCAGCGCGCGCGAGACCATCGACTGCGTGACAGAGATCGTGGAGCAGGTGGCCGAGGAGCACGGCGCCAACGCGGCGCTGGCGCTGTCGAAGGCGAAGGCCTACGTGGCAGAGCAGGTGGACGAGCAGGACTCCTTCTCTCGTGACGGCCTGGCCGAGAAGGTCTTCGAGGACTCCGAGCCCGCTCGCAAGGCGTTCGAGACGGCCGCCGAGGTGAGGCACCTGCCCGAGCGTGTGGCCGTGGACCGTAGGGCCGTGGCCCAGAAGCGCGTGCGCTGCCACAGGATCGTGACAGACACGGGCATCGAGGTGTCGTTCCCGGCCGAGTACGGCGACGATCCCGAGTTCATCCAGTTCTCCACCGAGGAGAACGGTCTCATCTCCATCGAGCTCAAGAACATAGGGAGCATCGAGAACAAGTAG
- a CDS encoding ABC transporter ATP-binding protein/permease, translating to MIEIKDIAKSYKTGDFVQRALDGVSITFRESEFVAVLGPSGSGKTTFLNILGGFDHADSGDIVVNGVSTRDYTDADWDTYRNHRIGFVFQSYNLIPHQSILQNVELALTLAGVGRAERRERARAALERVGLGQHVNKRPSQLSGGQMQRVAIARALVNDPEIVLADEPTGALDTETGIQVMNLLAEVARDRLVIMVTHNPQLAEDYATRIVRIKDGRVVGDTRPIEPAELAAQRAAEKGSEQPRRRSSMGFLTALALSANNLMTKKGRTAMTAFAGSIGIIGIAAILALSNGVNDYIARVEQDTLSSYPLSIAKQSYDMSGMLTGDDTSSQDAGDVTDASSVDASQPIPEATVLRDMFASVKSNDMTSFKSWLDAGGDGLASDVSAIQYDYGITPIVYRENGDGADPTKLVPNSMTQVYGGGASSAAMAGTMMSSSASAFSEMLDDQSLLDSQYDVVAGRWASAPDEAVLVLSQSGKVSDYTLYSIGVLDIDEMNDLVSSAMSADGDVTTPDTDVNFTYDDALNTSFKVLGPSDAYRRNDGTGGWTDMSGDADFMAAQVADGLDLKIVGVVRPNGSSNANALQSGVNYTHGLTEELMARAASSQIVQQQLANPDVDVFTGKTFDELADESKRGMDLSSVFSVDEAALRRAFTFDTSALNLQGFDMGGLDMGSVDIDLSGVASGVDLDKIMAGAPTPDLSGAIDGSLTPEQLQQLEAGATQLLNGFLKSDEFKVVLDEYLKDPSVGLDAQKLADAFGTYVAGDADAQQVMAQMRALLGDVVSDRLQRVLGDYVKGSLAPYLEGVVSQLMQQVGEDIAASVSGQLQAALTQAMAGMGSQLAAGMQNAFHVDASAFANAIHFNMTAEDLASLMTSYANASRLTYDNNLTTLGYADEADPQSIKIYPVDFDAKERVLGHIDAYNEQVKAVGQEDRAISYTDYMGVIMGSVTDIVNMISLVLIAFVSISLVVSSIMIGIITYISVLERKKEIGILRAMGASKGNVANVFNAETFIEGLIAGVFAIAVVVGVSFPVNAWVEATHNVSNIMSLPVGAAVTLIVISVLLTVVAGLIPSFSASRRDPVEALRSE from the coding sequence ATGATTGAGATCAAGGACATCGCCAAGTCATACAAGACCGGCGACTTCGTGCAGCGCGCGCTCGACGGCGTCTCCATAACGTTTCGAGAGAGCGAGTTCGTGGCCGTGCTCGGCCCCTCGGGCTCTGGCAAGACGACGTTTCTCAACATCCTGGGCGGCTTCGACCACGCGGACTCTGGCGACATCGTCGTGAACGGCGTTTCCACGAGAGACTACACGGATGCGGACTGGGATACGTACCGCAACCACCGCATTGGCTTCGTGTTCCAGAGCTACAACCTCATTCCCCACCAGTCGATCCTGCAAAACGTCGAGCTCGCGCTCACGCTGGCGGGTGTCGGCCGCGCCGAGCGCCGCGAGCGCGCCCGCGCGGCGCTCGAGCGCGTGGGCCTGGGCCAGCACGTCAACAAGCGACCGTCCCAACTCTCCGGCGGACAGATGCAGCGCGTGGCCATCGCCCGCGCCCTTGTGAATGACCCAGAGATCGTGCTGGCAGACGAGCCCACGGGAGCCCTTGACACCGAGACGGGCATCCAGGTCATGAACCTGCTTGCCGAGGTTGCCCGCGACCGCCTCGTCATCATGGTCACGCACAACCCGCAGCTCGCCGAGGACTACGCCACGCGCATCGTGCGCATCAAGGACGGCCGGGTCGTGGGGGACACGCGCCCCATCGAGCCGGCCGAGCTCGCCGCCCAGCGCGCCGCCGAGAAGGGCTCCGAGCAGCCACGTCGCCGCTCGTCCATGGGTTTCCTCACGGCGCTGGCCCTGTCTGCCAACAACCTCATGACCAAGAAGGGCCGCACGGCCATGACGGCCTTCGCCGGCTCCATCGGCATCATCGGCATCGCGGCGATCCTCGCGCTCTCCAACGGCGTGAACGACTACATCGCACGCGTGGAGCAGGACACGCTCTCGAGCTACCCGCTGTCCATCGCCAAGCAGAGCTATGACATGTCCGGCATGCTCACCGGCGATGACACCAGCTCGCAGGATGCGGGCGACGTCACGGACGCGAGCTCCGTTGACGCAAGCCAGCCCATCCCCGAGGCCACGGTCCTGCGCGACATGTTCGCGAGCGTGAAGTCCAACGACATGACGAGCTTCAAGTCCTGGCTCGACGCCGGCGGCGACGGCCTCGCGAGCGACGTAAGCGCCATCCAGTACGACTACGGCATCACCCCGATCGTCTACCGCGAGAACGGCGATGGCGCGGACCCAACGAAGCTCGTGCCCAACAGCATGACGCAGGTCTATGGCGGAGGTGCCTCGAGCGCGGCCATGGCCGGCACCATGATGTCGTCCAGCGCGAGCGCCTTCAGCGAGATGCTCGACGACCAGAGCCTGCTCGACTCGCAGTATGACGTCGTTGCCGGCCGTTGGGCGAGCGCGCCCGACGAGGCGGTCCTCGTGCTGTCCCAGAGCGGCAAGGTCAGCGACTACACGCTCTACAGCATCGGCGTGCTCGACATCGACGAGATGAACGACCTCGTCTCGAGCGCCATGTCGGCGGACGGCGACGTCACCACGCCCGACACGGACGTCAACTTCACCTACGATGACGCGCTCAACACGAGCTTCAAGGTCCTGGGCCCGTCTGACGCCTACAGGAGAAACGACGGGACGGGCGGCTGGACCGACATGTCCGGTGACGCCGACTTCATGGCGGCCCAGGTCGCAGATGGCCTCGACCTCAAGATCGTGGGCGTCGTGCGCCCCAACGGCTCTTCGAACGCCAACGCCCTGCAGTCGGGCGTCAACTACACGCACGGCCTCACCGAGGAGCTCATGGCGCGCGCCGCGAGCTCGCAGATCGTTCAGCAGCAGCTCGCGAATCCCGACGTCGACGTGTTCACGGGCAAGACGTTCGACGAGCTGGCCGACGAGAGCAAGCGGGGCATGGACCTGTCGAGCGTGTTCTCCGTCGACGAGGCGGCGCTCAGGCGCGCCTTCACGTTCGATACCTCGGCGCTCAACCTGCAGGGCTTCGACATGGGAGGCCTGGACATGGGCAGCGTGGACATCGACCTGTCGGGGGTGGCGAGTGGCGTTGACCTCGACAAGATCATGGCCGGGGCTCCCACGCCGGACCTGTCCGGCGCCATCGACGGCTCGCTCACGCCCGAGCAGCTCCAGCAGCTCGAGGCCGGCGCTACGCAGCTGCTGAACGGCTTTCTCAAGTCAGACGAGTTCAAGGTCGTCCTCGACGAGTACCTCAAGGACCCCTCGGTCGGTCTTGACGCCCAGAAGCTCGCCGACGCGTTCGGCACCTACGTTGCCGGCGACGCGGACGCCCAGCAGGTCATGGCCCAGATGAGGGCCCTGCTTGGCGACGTCGTCTCCGATCGTCTCCAGCGGGTGCTGGGCGACTACGTCAAGGGCAGCCTCGCCCCCTACCTCGAGGGCGTGGTCTCCCAGCTCATGCAGCAAGTGGGCGAGGACATTGCCGCGAGCGTGTCCGGCCAGCTGCAGGCGGCGCTCACACAGGCCATGGCGGGCATGGGTTCCCAGCTTGCCGCGGGCATGCAAAACGCGTTCCACGTTGACGCGAGTGCGTTCGCGAACGCCATCCACTTCAACATGACGGCCGAGGACCTCGCGTCGCTCATGACGAGCTATGCCAACGCGAGCAGGCTCACCTACGACAACAACCTCACCACGCTGGGCTACGCGGACGAGGCCGACCCGCAGTCCATCAAGATCTACCCGGTCGACTTTGACGCCAAGGAGCGCGTGCTTGGCCACATCGACGCCTACAACGAGCAGGTAAAGGCCGTCGGTCAGGAGGACCGCGCCATCTCCTACACCGACTACATGGGCGTCATCATGGGCAGCGTCACCGACATCGTGAACATGATCTCTCTCGTGCTCATCGCGTTCGTGAGCATCTCGCTGGTGGTGAGCTCGATCATGATTGGCATCATCACCTACATCAGCGTGCTCGAGCGCAAGAAGGAGATCGGCATCCTGCGCGCCATGGGCGCCTCGAAGGGCAACGTCGCGAACGTCTTCAACGCCGAGACGTTCATCGAGGGGCTCATCGCGGGCGTGTTTGCCATCGCCGTGGTCGTGGGCGTGTCGTTCCCGGTGAACGCGTGGGTCGAGGCCACGCACAACGTGAGCAACATCATGAGCCTGCCCGTTGGTGCGGCCGTGACGCTCATCGTGATATCGGTGCTGCTCACGGTAGTCGCCGGCCTCATCCCGTCGTTCTCCGCCAGTCGCCGCGACCCGGTGGAGGCCCTCCGCAGCGAGTAG
- a CDS encoding SixA phosphatase family protein, whose product MARTLILVRHGKAQKPQLGLADADRALVPGAAETLAATYRTAFALLRGMESAELWVSPALRARQTAAQVSRALVGNGVKIGANRELPCLLEQDADAFHKLIEQSAEGTCIVAVGHIPFMEDELVDLTGVDLSFAPGSAAALRLEGAPGRAASGAELLWFVRGPRIE is encoded by the coding sequence ATGGCAAGAACGCTCATCCTCGTGCGGCACGGCAAGGCCCAGAAGCCCCAGCTCGGGCTCGCAGATGCGGACCGCGCGCTCGTACCCGGGGCAGCCGAGACGCTCGCAGCAACCTATAGAACAGCATTCGCCCTGCTCAGGGGCATGGAATCCGCAGAGCTGTGGGTGAGCCCGGCGCTGCGCGCACGTCAGACGGCGGCACAGGTGTCCCGCGCCCTCGTGGGCAACGGCGTCAAGATCGGCGCCAACCGCGAGCTTCCCTGCCTGCTCGAGCAGGACGCCGACGCTTTCCACAAGCTTATCGAGCAGTCTGCCGAGGGCACCTGCATCGTCGCCGTTGGGCACATCCCCTTCATGGAGGACGAGCTCGTTGACCTCACGGGCGTCGACCTCTCGTTTGCCCCGGGATCGGCTGCGGCGCTACGCCTCGAGGGCGCCCCAGGCCGCGCGGCCTCCGGCGCGGAGCTGCTCTGGTTCGTGCGCGGTCCCAGGATAGAGTAG